In Thermobaculum terrenum ATCC BAA-798, one genomic interval encodes:
- a CDS encoding bifunctional 4-hydroxy-2-oxoglutarate aldolase/2-dehydro-3-deoxy-phosphogluconate aldolase — protein sequence MTLIPPREPIAIVRLDDLSASVELSRALLAGGVGIVEFTLTNRKALDAVENVREHLGDHMIVGAGTVLDAESARSAILAGAQFLVTPVLAPEVIDCGRRYGVPVMCGALTPTEILSAWQAGADFIKVFPARTFGPAYIKDVLAPLPMLRLVPTGGVDAHNCRQYLEAGAYTVALGSNLVNPRKVSEGDWEGITRAASQVVSACRD from the coding sequence GTGACGCTCATACCTCCCAGGGAGCCCATAGCGATCGTCAGGCTGGACGATCTCTCCGCGAGCGTCGAGCTGAGCAGGGCGCTGCTCGCGGGAGGCGTTGGGATCGTCGAGTTCACCCTCACCAACCGCAAGGCGCTCGATGCCGTGGAGAATGTGCGGGAGCACCTAGGCGACCACATGATCGTGGGTGCCGGCACCGTGCTCGACGCCGAGAGCGCCCGCAGCGCCATCCTTGCAGGCGCGCAGTTCCTCGTCACGCCCGTGCTTGCACCGGAGGTAATCGACTGTGGCCGCAGGTACGGCGTGCCGGTGATGTGCGGCGCGCTCACTCCTACCGAGATCCTCTCAGCCTGGCAGGCGGGAGCGGACTTCATCAAGGTCTTCCCGGCACGCACCTTCGGCCCCGCCTACATCAAGGATGTGCTCGCCCCACTGCCGATGCTGCGATTGGTACCCACGGGCGGCGTAGACGCCCACAACTGCCGGCAGTACCTGGAGGCCGGCGCTTACACCGTCGCGCTCGGTAGCAACCTAGTGAACCCTAGGAAGGTCTCCGAGGGCGATTGGGAGGGTATAACCAGGGCGGCGTCCCAAGTGGTATCCGCCTGCAGGGACTAA